A single window of Paenibacillus sp. SYP-B4298 DNA harbors:
- a CDS encoding D-alanine--D-alanine ligase family protein: MILIVLYGGKSVEHDISLKTAFTVLQSLHFDQHEVYPVYITREGYWCLGGRLEQPATSMEQLLSSRPRTEDAAGSLGSVLLQLSELPGPKVALPLLHGSCGEDGTVQGLLELIDVAYVGNGVLGSAAALDKSIAKALFAQAGIPQARHLAYRRADWAASSEDIVQQIEHELGYPCYVKPASLGSSIGISRCLDREQVLRGIHHAFKYDRKIVVEEEIAGREIQVAVLGNEQPAVSVPGEFIQDQTFFDYDAKYFRGELTMSIPADISAETAQQIERYAVLAYKAMDGAGLARVDFFVEPTGQLYLNEINTLPGFTNCSMYPVMWERTDGTSYAELIDKLIDYAVNRHADKQSIRYER; the protein is encoded by the coding sequence TTGATACTAATCGTACTATATGGCGGCAAATCCGTTGAGCATGACATCTCATTAAAGACAGCATTCACCGTGCTTCAGTCCCTTCATTTTGACCAGCATGAGGTGTATCCCGTGTACATTACAAGAGAAGGGTACTGGTGCTTGGGCGGACGTCTGGAGCAGCCAGCAACGAGCATGGAGCAACTGCTGTCTTCACGCCCGAGGACGGAGGATGCCGCCGGCTCGCTCGGCTCCGTGCTGTTGCAGCTCTCTGAGCTGCCTGGACCCAAGGTCGCTCTGCCGCTGCTGCACGGCTCCTGCGGGGAGGATGGTACGGTGCAGGGGCTGCTGGAGCTGATCGATGTGGCCTACGTTGGCAATGGCGTACTGGGCTCCGCTGCAGCGCTTGATAAGTCGATCGCCAAGGCACTGTTCGCACAGGCCGGCATTCCGCAGGCGAGGCATCTGGCCTATCGCCGTGCAGACTGGGCGGCCAGCAGCGAGGACATCGTGCAGCAGATCGAGCACGAGCTCGGCTACCCGTGTTATGTCAAGCCAGCCTCTCTCGGCTCCAGCATCGGTATTAGTCGCTGCCTGGACAGGGAGCAGGTGCTGCGTGGCATCCATCACGCCTTCAAGTATGACCGCAAGATTGTCGTGGAAGAGGAGATTGCCGGGCGGGAGATTCAAGTTGCCGTGCTTGGCAATGAGCAGCCAGCGGTATCGGTGCCAGGAGAGTTCATTCAGGATCAGACCTTTTTTGATTACGATGCCAAATATTTTCGCGGAGAATTAACGATGTCGATCCCGGCAGATATCTCGGCAGAAACCGCGCAGCAGATTGAACGGTACGCTGTGCTGGCCTACAAGGCGATGGACGGTGCAGGCTTGGCGCGGGTTGATTTTTTTGTGGAGCCGACAGGACAGCTCTACCTGAATGAGATCAACACCTTGCCGGGCTTTACAAATTGCAGCATGTATCCTGTCATGTGGGAGCGAACGGATGGAACCAGCTATGCGGAGTTAATCGACAAGCTGATCGATTATGCGGTTAACCGTCATGCGGACAAGCAGTCTATCCGGTATGAGAGATGA